GGGGGCTGGACACAGCGGCGGTCGAACCTCGGAGCCGTGCATGGTATCAGATATAGTAATTGACAAAATTTCGCCACCAGATAGGAAAGCTGCGGATTTTGAGGCCTAGTTGCAGGAACTTGATCGAGCAATTAATGGAGAAGATATTATGGCAAGTTTGACAAGGGAAGATCTGACAACCAAAATCTCAAACGTGGCAATCAAGGGGGGATAACTTTTTTGAATTGTAGTCAACATAATGATGGTGGGCCTTCCTAGGGTACATAGACCAACCCATTTTCGAATATGGGCTTCTGTCAAGCAGATGGGCCCGCGCAACATACCAATAATACGAATGCTACAAAAGCCCACCATGGAGAGACTCAAGACAAGGTTGGTAACTTGGTAAAGAACGCGACTGGGCCAACGGATAGTAGAAAAGGGCCCGCCACGAGGTCAGAGGGGTTAGAAGGGATAACCACACAGTTGTATCAGACCAAACATAGTGAGttaggaaaagaaaatactttGCAGCAAGGGGCGGCGGCAAAAAATCCCCATGGCCCTAATACTCTGAGTAACCTAGCAAAATGGAAGAGAGTGTCTAGGAAGCCTTTCAGTTTAGCTGCCCCGATCATTGAGGAGAAGGGGATTGGTGTGAAGAGGAAAGGGATGATGCCTTTGAAAGAAATCCCAGTCAACATACCAGTGAAGAAATGATCTAAGAAGGGAGAGAGCGGGATGTCGCTCGGCCAAAATCAGATCACGCAATCACTATCGACAGAGGCTACAAGGCAGCCCTGCCAGGTCCAATGAAAACGCTCAGCTGGAACTGTTGGGGGCTTAGGTACCGCTGAACAATTCATGTGTTAGAGAAGGTAGTGACTTCACAAGATccccttttaatttttcttatggaAACTAAGTTGTTTGTGTCTGAGATGGATGAAATACAAGAAACACTTGATCGACCGAAGGGATTAGTGGTACCAAGCAAGGGAAGAAGTGGAGGTTTAGCACTCTTTTGGAAGAGGGAACTTTAGGTGGAGATTCAAACTTACTCCGAGCACCACATTGACCCCATCAATATTCcttcatactctgcttcatTATTGGGGGCTGAGAATTTCAGCTGGACTCCATATTTAAGCACTTCTCCGTCTGGGGTAATGATAACGACccctactcctcccctcttttaGGCCGATGAACCATCGGTCTATATCGTCCACCATTCTATCTCTTTGGGGTGGTTGTCCTCGTTTGTAAGGGTGAACTTGGCGATGAAGTCCACCAAAGCCTGTGCTTTAATTACTGTCTTGGGGTAGTACTCAATGTTGAACTGGCTAAGCTCAATCACCCACTGGACCATTCTCCCCGCTGCCTCGGGCTTGTTCATAGACTTCTTAATGGGTTGGTCCGTTATTACCAGGATGGGGTTCGCCTAAAAATACGGTTGCAGCTTGAGCAAAGCTATTATCAACGTGAATGCGATCTTCTAAATTCTTGGGTAATTGGCTTCTGCCCCCTGGAAAGCTTGGCTGACATAGTAAACTGGGAGTTGTTTCCTGTCCTCTTCTCGAATCAAGGCTGTGCTTACAGCTGTACCTGATACTGCCAAATATAAATACAGGTTTTCCCCCTTCTTGGCCGGACTTAGGAGGGTGGATTGCTCAGGTAACGCTTTAGTTCTTGAAATGCTGCCTCACATTCGTCAGTCCAGGCAAAGGCTTGCTTCACGTCTTGAAGAAAGGTAGGCCTTTGTCCatcgctttagagacgaacctattgagtgccGCTATCCTTCCtatgagcttttggacttctttgatagTCTTTGGCAATGTCATGTCGAGTATGGCTCGCACCTTCTCTGGGTTTGCTTCTATCCccctttgggacaccatgaaccccaagaacTTCCCCAAGGCTACCCTAAAAACACACTTATTGGGGTTCAACTTCATCTGGTACTGTTTGACTGTGGCAAATGTTTCACTAAGGTCGTCTAGGTGAGCGagctcttctttgctcttgacgagcatatcatctacgtatACCTCCATATTTCTTCCGATCTATTTGCTGTACATTTTATTTACTAACTTCTGGTAGGttgcccctgcatttttcagtccgaagggcattaccttatagcaataGAGCCCTTGACTCGTGATGAAAACAGTTTTCTCCTGGTCTTCTTCAGCCATCTTTATTTGATTGTATCTtgagaatgcatccatgaacgTCAGTAATTTATGTCCTGCTGTAGAATCCACGAGCTGGTCTATCCTCGGCAAAGGAAAACTGTCTTTTGGGAAAGCTttgttcagatccgtgaagtccacgcacattctccatttcccatttacTTTCTTTACTAGGATGATATTGGCGAGCCAATCTGGGTATTAGACTTCTCGAATAAAGCCTACTGACAACAGCTTGTTAACCTCGTCCATAATTGCTTGATTCCATTCTGGAGTGAAGACTCGGTGTCTTTGCTGGACAGGCCTCTTCTCGGGGTCCATATTTAGTCTGTGCTGGATAAATTTTAGGGATATAcctggcatgtcctcgtgactccacgCGAAGATATCCAAGTTCTCTTTAAGAAGCTAGAGGACCCTGGCCCTAATCTTGGGGCTCAATGTCGTCCCTACTCTAGTCGTCTTTGCTGCATCCCCTTCGACTAGCTCTACTGTCTCCAAGGCTTCCActttatcttcttccttctcctcAATCATCCATGTATGGTTCTCTTTTGCAACTAGCATACTTGGTAGCATTCCCTGGCTAGTACTTGATCTCCTTTTACCTCGCTAACTTCTGTTGGGAACTTCACCTTCAAGCAATAGGTGGACGTGGCCGCTTTCCAACTGTTGAGTATGGGTCTTCCGATGATCACATTGTAAGACGAAGGGTAGTCCACCACCAGGAAGTCTAATTGACGAGTCAACTGCCTCGGGTGAGTTCCTACTGTGACCGTCAGTGTCACTATGCCTTTGGGATAAACCCTGTCTCCACtgaagctgacgaggggggagTCAAATGGGCACAACCTTCCTGGACTTAGCTTCAGCTGCTAAAAAGCAGAGAGGTAGATGATATCTGCTGAGCTGCCATTATCCACGAGGATTCTCCTGATGTTGAATCCTTCTATCGTGAGCATTATAACCAAGGGGTCTTCATGAGGCTGCTTCACTCCACTAGCATCTTCTTTCGAGAAAAACATATCTCGGTTTGTCCGTTTccgcttaaacgagggtattaTGTGGACGCTGTTCACCTGCCTTTGGCATGCCTTCTTGAAGGATCTGAACGACCTGCCTGTGGTTGGCCCACTTGTGATCCTCTTTATCTCCCTTATCACAGTTAGCAGACATTGGGACGTGTGATTCTTGTCCATAGGCGGGGATCCATGCTGGTTTTTATTATCTTCTCTGAACCTACTAGATTCCTCCTttttcacaaacttttttagTTTCCCTTTCTGTAGAAGTTCCTCTATCTGCTCCTTTAGGTCTCTGCAATCCTCAGTGTAGTGGCCGTGATCTTTGTGGAACCGGCAGTACTTCTTTTTGTCGCGCACGTGGGGTGACAAATGTAGTGGCCTTGGCCATTTGAGGTAGTGCTCATCCTTAATCTGcgccaaaattttgtcaacaggcataactaaaggagtgaattttacCGTTCGAGGAGTTTTTTCATCCTTCCTTTTACTCCCGTCTCTAGTCTGATGATCTAGTCGCTCCCTTTTTCGTCCTCTGCAATCATCTTCGTTCATTCCCTTGTCACCGATTTTTTCCACATCTTTATCGTGGCTAGAGCATCTTCAGTGTTTATGTACTTCTGTGCCTTCAAGAGCATTTTTGCCATCGTCTTAGGGGGATTCTTCTCGAGTGAAACTGCAAACTCTCTGGACTTTAATCCGGCTTTAAAGGTTGTTAACTGCACCTTGTCGTCAGCTTCGTCAACCTCCAAAGTCTCACGGGTGAAGCGTTTTACGTACAACCTCAAGGTCTCCTTCTCCCCCTATTTAATGGTGAGTAAATGGTTTGTTGGTCTCCTCGGGCGCTGACCTCCAACGAAATGACGCAAGAAGGAGTTGTTCAGTTGTTCGAAGCTGTCGATGGACGATGTGGGTAGCTTCGTGAACCATTCCCTTGGAGCCCCTTTGAGAGTAGTAGGGAAAGAGCGGCACAGTATTTCGTCGGGAGGTTGCTAGAGACCTAGTGTTATCTTGAAGTGGTTGAGATGATCCAAGGGATCCTTAAGTCCGTCAAACTGTTCGAGTTGAGGCTGGCGGAATTTTGGCAGGACCGGGCACTCAAGGACTACTGTTGTAAAAGGGGAGTCCGTCGTCCTAACTATCCTATCCACGCTTCgatcctttttctcttttatggcATTCCTTAACTTGTCCATCTCCCTCTTCATCTCCCAAAGAAGCTCTGAGCTCGGTTCGTCTGGAGTAGTTGGCCTTCGAGGGTCGCTCTGTCTTTGGCTATTTCCATCGTCTTCCTGATTATTTGTAGACCGGTTGGCCTCCTGTTGGAGCTGCTGCCTCATCTCTTGGTTTTGTCTGGTGAGTTCTTCCACACTAGCTGTCAGTGCATGATTTGCAGGGCTAGTGTAGCGGGATCTTGATTGGACTCCATCTGAACTTTGAGAATGATTGGAACTATATTCTCGAACTGTAGTACGAAAATGTcattcccacagatggcgccaaactgatgaagttTATTCTTCAGTCGAGTGTACCCGTCCAGATGGTGCTGAGACCTCATCACTGCCCCTGTAAAATGGACCAAAGCTTTCTTGAGATAGACACTGGTGTGGCGTCTGCCACAACGTCTTCAATGCCTAAGttagtatttaaaaaatcttttaagaATAAGTGAAAAGTGTAAAAGTATTTCTTTTGGGTTGAAATTATGTACCTTTTGTATTCCTCatgagtgtgtgtatatatagcttTTTTGGTTTCTAGCTGTTGGGGCCTTGATTGGGGTTTTAATGCTCTTTCTTGTAACACCTCAGGGCTTATTAGTGTGCATATTGATGAGGCTTTAACGGTCTGACAGCTGGCTTGTAACTGTCCGAGGTATTATTAATGACTTGTCTGTCCTCGTCTATGCCCAGGATGGATGGACGAAGGTATTTTCTGGGGTCATCCAAGACGGGATATCTCATCAATCCCATCAACTAACTTCCTATTGCTATctcgtgtagaaaacttactaccacgaccacgtgacagctccaaatccacgaactacttctttctttgatcttgCAGCAAcaacaagttctcctacttgtgactttgagactccactcaaaggtttaagaTATTCTTTAAAGTTCTATATACAGCAACTGAAGCAAttatcaagttcttgatgtaaatcttgatcttgatagttCAAAGTGTGTGTTTGAAGATAAACAtctttagatctcacaaaagattcaacacacagcaCTCCAAAAGACTTCTAAAACGTagttagggtttttccttttatatgtgaagtaaaacaCTTAACCGCTGAATTGGAATttctacaaaaaattaaacctGCATGAGATTCAATTGATCGAGTCTAactttcgatcaatcgagccttgCAAATTTTGACTAATAAATCTTGCAATCActtgattccaattttacataaaattacactttgagcaagcctaaatctagactctatgttttgatcatgatttgtcaacataatacatattaaaattttaatacattaTATCCTTAAGTCTTGGAAcctaacaatatttataaacatCATATCCATTAATGAACTGTCAAGAATTTTATACTTCAATCATATAATTAatctcctttatttattttatttttgctaaacaatctcttttattaattatataagaaGGTGTTGTATAGTTTAATCTTTATTATATTGTCTATGATTCTATCCAATAAAAAGCAATAATAACGGATTGAATTGGTatatttgtttcaaaaaaaaatattaatatttgcATTGATGAATATGGTATGATATGGACACGTATTCAAACTATATCTTAATGTTTACATTGGAAGCGTGGCAAAATTATGTCCCGATGCTTATAATTGATGAATGTAGTAACACACGTCCAAATTATATCTTACTGTTTGCATTGGACACGTCTAAACTATGTCATGATACTTATAATTACTAGAATGTGGAACATATTTTTTCGTTGAGGTGGTTTGGGGGTGGGGGTTGGGGCGAGTGTTTAATAAAAGAAGTACTAGCTAgtactcatttttatttattgttgatgTGTACTACATCATGATAAACCTGCATGTAGAGCTATAAAATCTGGACAAGTTTCTTCTAGTCAAACATAGAACCCCACACTTCACGAACAAAAGCTTTCTTTTCGGTTACTCATGAGTTTCGTGTTACTCTATACAGTCAAGTCTCTTTGTTGAACACTTGTTTAGCCTCATCAAGCAAAAATGTCCATATATATAGACATGTACCTTGTTTATATATCTGCTTTGTTTAGCCGATTAACACGTCCTGTATATATACCAATTAATTTCACACGCAACTCTGCTACAGTAGTAACTTTATCTCATAATTGCACTTATAATTAATGTACCCAATATAAAACCATGATAATCACGCAAGACAACTCATAACCATGCTGCCTTTGTCTTTCGGCTTTGAACAGACCTCGCCACATTAATGACAAAATGTGCTATTAAATTATGACAAACATTTTTATAAGATATATGTGccaattgtttattaatttaatattttttacatatatttttattaaatatgttttttttataaatatattactttattataTTAAACATCTGCAATTCAACCGGTAACCCAATTGTAGGAAAACTGATATACCTTGTGGATTGCTGCTAAAAAACAGCATGagaagggatttttttttttttttttttttttttttgagaaaggcaTGAGAAGTGAAGTAAAGACGAGAGACTGATTTGACCTCTacccctctaaaaaaaaaaaaagcaataccattaagttttaaaaacttttgatgTCTCTAGAGTTGTTacaaaatggtgaatttaacCAAACGCgtaagattttaattttgtaaataagAGGGAGCTTAAGTGGAAACAAGTTTCATATGTGCTTTAATATaatgataaattaccaattgccCAAAAAACATGAATTATtaagaaacataaattttaacatttaaccgtaatttgacaaataaatctattaagTCCTTGAGATATGGACATGGGCCGACTCAGAATGCACGTTTACATACAAAGGCATGGCAGTGGGAAGGAGAGAATTTAGCTCCTGGCTCCACCcctatttatttctctttttcagttttagctttatatatatatatatatatatatatatatatatatatatatatatatatatatatatatatatatatatatattgaatttttttcaaaagttattaataaaaataagaatattaaaaaggaaaattttaaaacaaaaaattttcacgagaaaaaaaagtgcaaaaataTTGTTACCATTCAATTGTTAAGactttaaaatatttatgtagtaacttttattatttttattaaaattgtgtAGAAGTAATcaaatttgagaataatttaaattcattaattgatattttgatcAAGTTAAACTCTAAATTTTTAGACGCAAAAACTGGTTACtatattctttaaaattgtTATAGTTTAATTCTTCTAtaagtttaacaaaaaaataatataatttttgtagGGGTAAAAGGCCCAAAAATGTATATTGGGCCATAGGCCTTGTCTGAGGATGTTTAGTAGTCCGAGGACAAAAAAACGTTAGTGAAGGGATAAGAATTAGTGGGTTACGAAAAGATTACGTCTATAAGAATTTAGGAAAGTAGGCCAAGGAGGAATGCCTCATTGGCTAAGCAAAGTAGAGGGCAGAAGGTGTGGTCTGTCATCAAGAGCAACACTCctattgataaggataaacTTCAGGAAAGCAtaagacaaagggaagctaaGAATTATCTAAGAGAAAGatgctaccaccacattgaatgctctacagcTAACTCTCtagctgcattaatgtggaggtgatacctgaacagtgataTTCGACCTTACAACTACTCCCAGAGACTTCAAGAAAGTGCTGATAGGACAAGGATCAAAGTCAGCAACTTGAACTACACGTGGAGGGTGGGGCTTTTTGGGCATTAATCCTGTTACTTCTTGGGCTTAGGACTCAAATCGCGCctttacaatttttattcaaGATTCATCTAATTTCTAAAATCattgttttagaattaacaTAGAATTTTGACTATGAAAAATTACAACACAACTTATCTAGATTAAAACATAACAAATAGATACTAATATAACGCATTTGCTATCTTTTTCTGGGTAATCTAACATTAAATTAATACTTAATATTCACGTGAATGGTATTTTATTGTACATATTGGATTTAAGTATTATATAATGCTTGTGTGTTGTGCTTCTCCATAATGTGCATAAAATTATGCATTGTCAATTGTGCATGGAAACATATGTATGTGAATTCTAGATTTTGCTCCCCAAAGTCAAATTCTGGCTGTCACTGTTGACAAGTACCATgaaaaagttgaaactctcaAGAAAAGGACAAAATGGTAATTTAgtcaataatttcattcatCTGTGACAACTTAGTAATTAggccaaaattgggaattaaGCCCATTTTCCcaactatatagttagtaggcacgattttgaaactatattttttaataacatctCGAGTTTCCAAAACTGATTTagggcttataaatcgagtcttagagactcggttTGCATGTTCTGATCTGGCCTCATTCCACGTGGAGTACACCTGGAActcaagtcttagagactcgagctTCATGTTGACCATTAGAAACTCAAGTTTTGTGCTCTGAGATTCCACATAGACGCCACTTGGAATTTGAGCCTTAGAGACTCAGTTTGCTAAAAGTGAAACCAAGTCTTAGaaactcaagttttaaattATGGTGAAAAATACTCCACGAGGCTGATCATGTCTGGGTCCCTATATCAGATCTGGTTTTTGTCTAGGTCTCTCGAGTCATACACATTCAGCAGTTTTGTATTCCCCTCtctcactccctctctctcataCAATCCCAACACTCATACCTCTCTCACTCCCCCTCTGACTCTCATACAATCCCAGCACACACATTTGCACATCCTCATGTCAGGTAAGGGTCTCACTCTCTAGTTGGTTGTTTAGTGTATATGTTAGTGGATTTTGCTAGGTTCATGTATCTAGTTGTTAAGATATATTTGTATCAAGGGTATGTATGTATTATgacttttgttgtttggtttgatatttgtctttagttttttttttttttttttgcttgagtaTGAAATTATAATCATTGATATATTTAAGATGTATTGTagatatatttgtattgttaggTTTTTATCATGGGTATGTATCATgaatttcttttgttgtttggtttgatatttgtctttaattttttttttgcttgagtaTGAAATAATGATTGATATATTTAAGATGTATTGTTGgtatatttgtattgttaggtttttaatgattgtattgttatttggtttgatatttttatttatatttttgttagagctgatttgaaattttgtaataggggtgagttttgtcttaaatttttttttttgtttaagtatgaaatgataatgattgagtgtgtttgtatgtgatgtggggttagtatatgcaaatgtggggtgtgtttgtatatgcatatgatgtaacaagttgtaatttttgtactttgagtagatagaaatttttttgcaattgatgttaaatgaaagagataaaatatgtcactaacatattacacttgactctaataggttcacaatctctAAAGAATATTGATATAAATGTATACTACGGTAGACCCCTTGTCAATCCTGGAGAGATTGACGGATTCCCATTTAGAGGGCCGGGTATCGAATGCTAGTACATGATGATTGTTGGGATTTATGCcctaaaaatccaatttattggcatgtaataaataattaaattgtttaattatatgagactatttataaatgaactaatgtgACATTAtattagtccatgagatgcattgtatgtgatttatgttatTTAGTcataaaagatgtaaatcacaagttccttgtaaactcaaaatgtagttcgtagtcggagatgaaattgggcgtttcatctgcgaagactatagcatatcaactaagatgatttatcttgatcatggaaatgaagattactagttggtatgttgatatgttttaagagttaagatatattaaactagaccgctatgagattaattattctcctaacgactgtcaaatgaataataaatttcacgacttctatttacatgaattcTTAATCTTGAAAGAATAATGAacatgatcatgaggtgtaggttgctttgatatatcaggagtgagatctattagttatggtcaaaacctcagtatgttgggcagccacatttagtgttgatagaacatatattctcaagatggaattcatagtctcttaacggatattcaaaatattcccttgagataagtttaataggtttggttattcagagagttgggcccaaccactttagtaaggagttactaaagtatatatttatgaaattggatttcataaatatatgatgaataacataaaagattaaaccgagtactcaaggaattaagatgtagtaatcttccaAGTGGCAGtttatattcatgactttgtattactacgaatatttcatgaaggggttgcatgtataataaagtcttgggatatcatttatagataaggcctagagtgcaactatatttatatagtggtattaaatatagttaatggtaaatttggacttgtcaagagttgacagaaaagcctaaggcccattggagctagtgtcttattggtcccttttggttccactccaagccacacgcaagagcccaattggaatggcccaaaaggctagcccaattagataatcaattatatatataaggagagaaacatacagaatatATAGAGGTTTTTCAGAAGTCTCTTTCCTATAAGATTTTCATTAAgaacatacaaggaatgaaatggtttgtatgtgagtgttggacactcttctattctctccttggaaactgattgagagagcacacatcttgggtattaagtggaattggagtgaagattaaaagtgttcccaagtgcttctgatctttggttttgaatttcaccgcaccaaggtacactttcttgttctctaattttgaaacttacatagtacatgttatcaattgcgaatgaagtagatccgtatgttttccgctgcgtacatctatttttccattaattataCTTCGTAAGTTGAAGAcgttgaatgatttgaagaggaaaataatgGAAGAATTGAATTTGAACCTTGCTTGTTATGACATAAAGATTATTTATCGTTACCCACAAGAAGTCCTTCATGAATGGATAAATTACGGGTATATGACgatcaaagaagacaaacatATAAAGATCATGCTTAATAGGATCCATAAAATGCCCCAAGTAAATGCTGCTGAGTTGTATGTAAGTTCAGAGCCGCTTGCAGAAGTTGATACTGAGGAGGTGtaacaaacaactacatctttaCAATTTATAGCCCTAGATAATGGCTGCACTACGATGGGAGGTTATACGCTCCCATCTCAAGATCATGCTACCAATACTAGTGAAACACTCCAACCTCAAGAGACACATTTAGGGCAGGAAGACGAAGATGAAAATCATGCTGTAAATAATGGTGAAAATCTTAATGATATGAatgagtacgaagagaggattgagcgaggtgACTTTGATAAGGATGTGGAAGACCATGAACTCGTTCccaattttgaagagaaaaatttagagtaccatgatgaaggtgatgcaGACGATGATATTGGCGTCCAGCATGATACAAATACGACCACTGCCTACACACCTCCTGTCGAGTCATTCTAcacaaatacttgggaaaatatagTTGATCCTTCACTTCTTTAGATAacatttgtttctacttgggaaTATGGGATGCATTTTAgtaaagggttgacttttgcaaataaataGGTGGTGAAGCATGCATTGATAATATACGCAGCAaaggataatagaaattttataatccaGGGGTCGACCAAAATTAAATTGTGCGCCGCATGCATTGACACCAACTGCAAGTGGTACTTTGGGGCATTCATGAAGGCTAAACTTAATGGTTTGTGGATGGTCACGTCTTATGTGGGTCCACATAGTTGTATCCTTTGGCTTGCTAAAAGATGGTAAAatgatggattctaattttgttccatcaaaaattgtgagaaaattGCGACAAAATCACATTGCTTGTATTGATGAGCTCTGGGAGATCATAATACTAAGTATAATCATGAGCTTTCTTACTATAATGTATGAGacgcaaaacaaaaggcaattgctAAGTTATTTGGGGATTGGGAGgagtcttaccaaaggttgtgaaagttgttgttggcatacttggatcaggaTTCGGGTACCTAGTACAACTATTACACTATACCTAGGGACATAGATGGTACTACTTTATTGCGCTATGTATTTTGGGCATTTGCTCCATGCATTGCTGCATTCAAATATTGCAGGCCAATGATAAGTATTAATAGGACTCATTTGTATAGTAAATatcgaggggtgttgatgattgcaatggcaaccgatgctaacCAAAAGGTTTGCCTCTCACCTTTGCTATTGTGGACAAGGAGTCAAGGCCTAGTTGGGAGTGGTTTTTAGAGTGTCTTAGGATTTCGatagtgttaggacatatgtgtttcacttgtttagaacatatgtcattttttttatgtaattggctaatcctttgatcaaaatgcactttacttgtatttgggtagatttaggatgagttttatgcttcaagaaactgtgtttcaagatcaagtgttgaagtcatcaagtctgtccaagaaacaagctgaaaagtgcaagtttattaaagctcgacagctagcatgtgtcgaggtttaaagagctgttccagccccgtggctcgactactgctcgacagcatcttgacagctctatctgtcgaggtttaagaaaaacagattttgagttctgttttgattccaatccgtggatgtgtctttgggccttcttttctcccaaccttagacatataaaaggattattttaagggccgtcaaagtgttcacaagttgcacaagcattgagaaatccttgttcaagcaaattgtgactagagacaaagttcttgccctagttcatctctcttgtgaagaagttgctgtgtaatgtgcattgtagggttttgtaaccaagcatcttcttgatcttcatcatgtggatgaattgaagaactttgcagccaaaaatcttctc
This genomic stretch from Castanea sativa cultivar Marrone di Chiusa Pesio chromosome 1, ASM4071231v1 harbors:
- the LOC142635675 gene encoding uncharacterized protein LOC142635675, with the protein product MAKMLLKAQKYINTEDALATIKMWKKSIKDEHYLKWPRPLHLSPHVRDKKKYCRFHKDHGHYTEDCRDLKEQIEELLQKGKLKKFVKKEESSRFREDNKNQHGSPPMDKNHTSQCLLTVIREIKRITSGPTTGRSFRSFKKACQRQVNSVHIIPSFKRKRTNRDMFFSKEDASGVKQPHEDPLVIMLTIEGFNIRRILVDNGSSADIIYLSAF